The nucleotide sequence CTCGCTCTACCTGTGTACTATTCCAcaccttctcgtccctcggatgtatcGAGTCCATTGACTTGATTCCTGTTTCTCGTccactgcgtcttccgcttgacttcctacaTTCCTATGTCCTTGCACACTCAGACgcaagacatcaaatacacaaagtctaacttaacttgattaaccacATCAAAATCACTACGAGGTACTTACAGAATCATGTAAAACTTCTCTCATGCCTCTTAACCATGTGACGGTCTACTATAAATTAATCATATAATTTATCTTTCTTCATATAATTTAGGAGAGACGGTGAGGAACACCGTATTTACCTTTTATTATCATTAATTTCAActtttatattttatgtaaaGATGCACAGtgtatttattttctaaaaaactattctctttttaaaaaatataaaaaaaaatctatgtcgATGGACTTTAAAACAGCTACCCAAACTTCTTAATAGattacaaaaaaacaaaaaaaaaaaatcgtattTTGGTGTGTGAAAAAAAGATGAAAAATCCTTTTGTTCTTGTactttaaatatacatttcatgtTGGGTTCAACCCGTAAATAAGCGGGCAAACAGGTCGAGTTTAGCCGACGCCAAACTTCGCTTCGAAGTATTAGGCAGTCCACTCTCCGGCCTCCCTGACCCCCCAATAAAAATGTGACCCTTTCGGCCTTCTTCAGCTCTCGTCTCGCCTTCGCCCTCTCTTCCTCCGCCGACGCCGCCTCTCTCTTTCATCAGGCTTGTCGTCACCAGCGTGCCTGTAGAGCAGCATCCATTTCGGTCCGTTGCTTTAGGATCCGCAAAACCAAGGTCAGGTCACGGCAAAAACTCTGGCTTCCAATAAAGACTTTAGTTCCGCCACCGCCGACGCCCAAGGAAGCCGGGAGAAGGAGATGGAAGATCCGAAACGGATGGATCCCCGTGACCCCCTCAAGGACGTGGTGGCGGATTGCACTCGGCGGTGGTTCCAGGATGCGCTCAAAGAGGCCAAGGCCGGGGATGTAGCGATGCAGATTATGGTCGGTCAGATGTACCATGTTGGCTATGGCGTCCCCATAAATGAACAAAAGGTGGGTTTCTTTTGCGATTTATTGTAATATTTGTTTTTTCTTTACCATTCTTGTGTCGGACGGTTTAGTGATCTGGGAATTTTTCGCTCTCAACGATTCTGACATAGAAATTAATAAGAGTACAATGTTCTTCGGAAAATACAATTAGAATAAAAATGTAAAACTAAATAAAGATACGGAGACTTGAATGAGGGGTAAAAAACAAAAGGTAGCTGATATCTGTCCTGTGGCAAGATGTTGACACTCGGGCGGATTCAATTTGATCATACATCTTACATCTCAATCTGAAATGTTCCATTTACCAGCGGTGACAATGAGAAATAGAGTTTGCACTCTTTGCATCCTGGAACAGTGAGAAAAAGTTGGAAGGAGAATGGATGAAGAAGCAGTGGTAGGAGTAATTGTTGTGATGCAAGTCAAAGATTCTTAGGTAAAAGGTATTGATCCTATCTTACATCGGTGAAGGTTGGAGCACCGGTGAGTTGACCTGGAGGTTGATTGGAAGAAGACCTTGAACAAGGAATGCTTGCGAGCACACGAAGAAGGGAGGAAAAAGAACATTAGTAAACAGGCGAGGGGGATTGACGGAGCCacttcgacgctcaagtaagtgcAAGAGAGGAGAAAATGGCAAATGAGCAGTGGAGGACTGTTGAGTTTGTATGTAGATGATAAAACATATCTATGCCTGTGGGGGAGAGACCTTTTATAATATTTTGTAATTCCCGTATTAATTAGATGTTACATCTGTAATAAAGAATATGTCATGTCATAGATGTCAAAGAGTCATGTCGCCCATGTCCTCGTATTGTAGAGATCTTATGGGGATCACACTGTCACTCCTACCACTCCACGTGTTCTGACGACCCATGTATTCTGATAACACACATGTTTTGACAATCCATATGGAGCCCATGAGCTGCCTAGTCAGTCAGAATGACTAGTAGGTCGGCCTTGGAAGACTAGAGAGTTAGCCTTGGCAAGTCAGCCTTGATGGGTTGGCCTTGGAAGACTGGAGAGTTGGCCTTTGCGGGTCGGCCTTAGAAGATCGGTCGATCGACTTTGGCAGGTCGGCCTTGGCAGGTCGCCCCGTGGGTCAACCATGGAAGATTGAAGAGTCAGCCTTGGCAAGTCGACCTTGGAAGATTGAAGAGTCAGCCTTGGCAAGTCGACCTTGGAAGATTGGTCGGTTGGCTCTGGTGGGTCGGCCATGGTGGGTCAACTCAATAGAAAAGAGGTGGTCCCATTGGCCCTCCTTGATTTTAACCCGGCTCAACATCCGATTGACCATCATTTGCATTTGTGGCAGCTTTTCATACTCCctgtatcacaagtctccccctcaaACTTAGTTGAAGGAGGCACTAGTCTGATTGGCTAGAGAACCTATCGTAAAGCTAAATTGCTCCCGACTAAGGTGTCAGGAAGAGTCAAGCGGGAGCGGAGCCTATGAATTGAATGGGAGTCGAGCTCATGATTCAAGCTAGAGCGGTGCTTGAAATCGGTGGGAGCAGTGTCGGGAGTCAAGTGGGAGTGGTGCCTATGAGTCGAATGGGAGTGGAGTCCATGAGTCAAGTAGGAGCAGTGCCCTAAATCGGTGGGAGCGGAGCCCCGAGACGAGCAAGAGCGGTGCTTAGAATTGGCTGGAGTGGAGACCGGAGTCAAGCAGGAGCGGAGCCCGG is from Zingiber officinale cultivar Zhangliang chromosome 7B, Zo_v1.1, whole genome shotgun sequence and encodes:
- the LOC122005223 gene encoding uncharacterized protein LOC122005223, producing the protein MEDPKRMDPRDPLKDVVADCTRRWFQDALKEAKAGDVAMQIMVGQMYHVGYGVPINEQKAHAWITKASKYRSSSWKFSGKHPGYGASDSDSSDVENIVVKS